In Pontibaca methylaminivorans, the genomic window GGATCAGACGTGTCGAGCACCCGCCAGAGCGCCCCGAGCAGTTCGCGATCGCAGCGCACATCCGCGTCGAGATAGACCAGCGCCGCCCCCCTTGCGCGCGATTCAGCCGCGTTCAGCGCCCCGAGCTTGCCGCCCTCTGCCAGATCGAGCACGTCAAGTTCCCAGCCCCGGGTGGAAAATCCGCCCTGCCGGGCAAGGGCGAGTTCAACGGTGCGGTCGCGGCAGGCATTGGCGGCGACGATCACCTGCAGGCGCGGGGCGGTCGCATCCTGCGCCAGCAGGGAATCGAGACAACCCGGAAGCCAGGTTTCTTCATCGCGGGCGGCGATGATCACGCTCATGGCCGGCGGATCCGCCGCTGCCTCTGCCGGAACATCCATTGCGCGCCCCCTCTTTCCTCTGGCCCCGACCGGCGCGGCCTCCTGCGCGACCTTTGGGCCGCCATCCTCTATCGCAGCGCACAAGGGCGGGGCAAAGCCTTTCGGCGCGGACGGGCCACGCTTGAAAATCCGCCCCCTCCCTGACAAGAGCAGGGCGAGGGCCGCTCACGCACACATGCCCCCCGTGCCTGACAGGAGTTCGCCGCCATGGCCGCCAGGGCCCCCGATCCTGCCGTTCCCCCCGTCGGTCCGGTCGATCCCGCCGGTCCGGTCGATCCGGCGGCCATCGACGTGATCGCGCCGAATTTCAAACGCCGCCTGTCGGGAGTCACGGCGACGGTGGTGCGGCTCGTGCCGCTTCAGGCCCGCGACATGGCGATCGCCGCCACCGGCCCGGCGCTGCCGCCCCATGTGCCGCAGATCCCGCTTGCGGCGCTGCTCACCCTGCCGCGGCGGGGCCCCTCGGGGGCCCGGGTCTGGCATGCGCGGCGCAATGTCGAGATGATCGGAGGGCTTGCGCTGAAACATCTCCTGCGCAAGCGGCTGAAACTGGTCTTCACCTCGGCCTCGCAGCGCCACCACAGCGCCCTAACGCGCTGGCTGATCCGGCGCATGGACGCGGTGATCGCGACCTCGCGCCGGAGCGCGGCCTATCTCGAGCGCGAGGCGGATGTGATCCTGCACGGGATCGACACCGATGCCTTCCGCCCGCCCACCGACCAAATGGCGCTGCGCCGTGAACTCGGCCTGCCCGGGGGTGTTCTGATCGGCTGCTACGGGCGGATCCGGGCGCAGAAGGGCACCGATGTCTTTGTCGAGACCATGATCCGGCTGCTGGCGGAACGCCCCCATGCCCATGCGCTGGTTATGGGGCGCGCCACGAGCGAGCACCGCGAATTCCTGCGCGGGCTGCAGGCGCGC contains:
- a CDS encoding glycosyltransferase family 4 protein; the protein is MAARAPDPAVPPVGPVDPAGPVDPAAIDVIAPNFKRRLSGVTATVVRLVPLQARDMAIAATGPALPPHVPQIPLAALLTLPRRGPSGARVWHARRNVEMIGGLALKHLLRKRLKLVFTSASQRHHSALTRWLIRRMDAVIATSRRSAAYLEREADVILHGIDTDAFRPPTDQMALRRELGLPGGVLIGCYGRIRAQKGTDVFVETMIRLLAERPHAHALVMGRATSEHREFLRGLQARSEAAGLGARILFPPEVPTHDIAHWYQALDLFVAPQRWEGFGLTPLEAMACSVPVVATTVGAFEEIVSPETGALVPPGDVDAMARAVAELIDDPARLARMGEAARRHMAGNFPLTGEAAALNAIYRRLLAGS